One window of Dyadobacter sandarakinus genomic DNA carries:
- a CDS encoding Sec-independent protein translocase subunit TatA/TatB — translation MESITVLGIMGLGGQEIFLVALFVLLFFGAKKIPELMRGLGQGINEFKNATKDVKENIEKSMEDPK, via the coding sequence ATGGAATCAATAACCGTTTTGGGCATCATGGGATTAGGAGGACAGGAGATCTTTTTAGTCGCGTTGTTCGTTTTACTGTTCTTCGGTGCGAAGAAAATTCCAGAACTGATGCGTGGTTTGGGACAGGGCATCAATGAATTCAAGAATGCTACCAAAGACGTTAAAGAGAATATTGAAAAAAGCATGGAAGATCCCAAATAA
- a CDS encoding YkvA family protein, which translates to MNDESMISRVLKSVFFKKATGKAGKYARNSAQLLQLAKDVVGKLQKVGFSGNLSEFQTQVQLLIRMVRAYASGDYRALPWKSLISIVAVLVYFVSPIDLVPDFLPFIGITDDVALVLWLIKTMSSDIQKFSAWEKREKTINIG; encoded by the coding sequence ATGAATGACGAATCGATGATTTCCCGTGTATTAAAGTCGGTATTTTTTAAGAAGGCGACCGGCAAGGCCGGCAAGTACGCCCGCAACTCGGCCCAGCTTCTGCAGCTTGCCAAAGATGTGGTAGGTAAGTTACAAAAGGTAGGTTTCAGCGGAAATCTCAGTGAGTTTCAGACGCAGGTTCAGCTGCTGATCCGGATGGTACGGGCCTATGCCTCGGGCGACTATCGTGCATTGCCCTGGAAAAGTCTGATCTCTATCGTCGCCGTGCTCGTATATTTCGTTTCACCGATCGACCTGGTACCTGATTTTCTGCCCTTTATCGGGATCACCGATGATGTCGCGCTGGTACTCTGGCTCATCAAGACCATGTCCTCGGACATCCAAAAGTTCAGTGCCTGGGAGAAGCGTGAAAAAACGATCAATATCGGATAA